A window of Aricia agestis chromosome 3, ilAriAges1.1, whole genome shotgun sequence contains these coding sequences:
- the LOC121740370 gene encoding uncharacterized protein LOC121740370, with protein MVPQQYCLRWKHHHSNVQSMFAQLLENERFCDVTLYCSPSFGTQVANNDTVDPHHIRGVSLRAHRVVLAACSELLGALLGAHEAQGEPVLVLDGAEPRHLRALLDYMYTGEMNVHHSQLASLLKTAEELRIKGLTDIRWNNKDEPPDCASGAVTATTNDRKPEPAHRPERTDRTDRTSESRDRPAPDRTETDPRTEESDAEVKDKVNGGPPPLIKLPTKEKLSPLKRETSDTESPSPKRQRLTSAVEHSEDDSSHTMKLDKEHEWRHGNLDISAERVLGWGECGERAERGEGSEGSHDEGDDEEEWADPPADIGSFLHTRLRVDGDNSADEESDESMMTGAVSRPPSANMIDLKPVPKSSGNTDPRFQDVVKLNDYLQHGRRPQFWEESYVKRVMEAVRLKELEMKQAAEILGVSYGTLYGRYRDVFGCINRPYRTARDFWQAKGPSEILERLQKGELSLEAASLALGVNPTNLAAYIADLNERDNEMNALDGDGKGIRSRTYSGGSNKRRPLNMPTPDKVTIKKSDDEMPASMPASMPPVMPPVMPMLPHPTPSGKWPSIRVASLDTLREAAGAAGGGAAAAGAPSPSQLMRTRPDLTIVAARRDRPDDT; from the exons ATGGTGCCGCAGCAGTACTGCCTCCGGTGGAAGCACCACCACAGCAACGTGCAGAGCATGTTCGCCCAGCTGCTCGAGAACG AGCGGTTCTGCGATGTGACGCTGTACTGTTCGCCGAGCTTCGGCACGCAGGTGGCCAACAACGACACCGTCGACCCCCACCACATCCGCGGAGTGTCGCTGCGAGCGCACAG GGTGGTGCTGGCGGCGTGCTCGGAGCTGCTGGGCGCGCTGCTGGGGGCGCACGAGGCGCAGGGCGAGCCGGTGCTGGTGCTGGACGGCGCCGAGCCGCGACACCTGCGGGCGCTCCTCGACTACATGTACACCGGCGAGATGAATGTGCACCAT TCGCAGCTGGCGAGCCTGCTGAAGACGGCGGAGGAGTTGCGCATCAAGGGGCTGACCGACATACGGTGGAACAACAAGGACGAGCCGCCCGACTGCGCCAGCG GTGCGGTGACGGCGACAACAAACGACAGAAAGCCGGAGCCGGCGCACCGGCCGGAGCGGACAGACCGGACGGACCGGACGTCGGAGAGCCGCGACCGGCCCGCGCCGGACCGGACTGAAACTGACCCGAGGACGGAGGAGAGCGACGCTGAAGTTAAGGATAAAGTCAATG GAGGGCCACCGCCGCTGATCAAACTGCCGACTAAAGAGAAACTGAGTCCACTCAAAAGGGAAACTTCTGACAC TGAAAGCCCGAGTCCGAAGCGACAGCGGCTGACCAGCGCGGTGGAACATTCCGAAGACGACTCCTCGCATACCATGAAATT GGATAAGGAACACGAGTGGCGGCATGGGAATCTG GATATATCTGCGGAGCGCGTGCTCGGTTGGGGGGAGTGCGGCGAGCGGGCGGAGCGGGGGGAGGGGTCGGAGGGGTCGCACGACGAGGGGGACGACGAGGAGGAGTGGGCGGACCCCCCCGCCGACATCGGCTCCTTCCTCCACACCAGGCTCCGCGTCGATGGCGACAACAGCGCTG ACGAGGAGTCAGACGAGAGTATGATGACGGGCGCCGTCTCCCGCCCGCCCTCCGCCAACATGATCGACCTCAAAC CGGTGCCGAAGAGCAGCGGCAACACGGACCCGCGGTTCCAGGACGTGGTGAAGCTGAACGACTACCTGCAGCACGGCCGCCGCCCGCAGTTCTGGGAGGAGAGCTACGTCAAACGG GTGATGGAGGCGGTGAGGCTGAAGGAGCTGGAGATGAAGCAGGCGGCGGAGATCCTGGGCGTGAGCTACGGCACGCTGTACGGCCGCTACAGGGACGTGTTCGGCTGCATCAACAGGCCCTACAG GACCGCGCGCGACTTCTGGCAGGCGAAGGGTCCGTCGGAGATCCTGGAGCGGCTGCAGAAGGGCGAGCTCAGCCTGGAGGCGGCGTCGTTGGCGCTGGGCGTCAACCCCACCAACCTCGCCGCATACATCGCCGACCTTAACGAACGGG ATAACGAGATGAACGCACTAGACGGCGACGGGAAGGGCATACGGTCGCGCACCTACAGCGGCGGCTCCAACAAGCGCCGACCGCTCAACATGCCCACTCCGGACAAG GTGACAATAAAGAAGAGTGACGACGAGATGCCGGCGAGCATGCCAGCGAGCATGCCGCCCGTCATGCCGCCCGTCATGCCGATGCTGCCCCACCCCACGCCCA GTGGCAAATGGCCCTCGATCCGAGTGGCGAGCCTGGACACGCTGCGCGAGGCGGCGGGGGctgcggggggcggggcggcggcggcgggggcgccCTCGCCCTCCCAGCTGATGCGGACGCGCCCCGACTTGACTATAGTCGCCGCGCGCCGCGACCGCCCCGACGACACGTGA